The proteins below are encoded in one region of Deltaproteobacteria bacterium:
- a CDS encoding AAA family ATPase, which translates to MDLYQVIDQVAALLQQHGRMTYPALKLQFALDDEHLEALKDELIEARELAVDKDGKMLVWAGAAPVVSSQLSVVSPQPLAPSTQHPISYTPPHLAERIRATSVTDGERKTITALFADLKGSTTLIEGLDPEEARAIIDPALQLMMDAVHQYDGYVAQALGDGIFALFGAPIAHEDHPQRAVYAALRMQESMRRYTDTLRAKGYPPLLMRVGLNTGEVVVRSIRKDDLHADYVPVGHSTNLAARMEQLATPGSILVTDYTHKLTDGYFAFKDLGPTQIKGVEEPQHIYEVLGVGPLRTRLQVSARRGLTRFVGRQHEMEQLQRALEQAKAGHGQIVGMMGEAGLGKSRLLYEFVGAYDYTPLRIHGCLVLEAYSVSHGKATAYLPVIELLKSYFDIRAQDDERKRREKVGGKVLMLDRSLEDTLPYLFALLGIEEQPSPLQQMDPQIRRRRTFDALKKLFLRESLNQPLILIFEDLHWIDGETQGFLDVLSESVASAKVLLLVNYRPEYRHEWGQKTYYTQLRLAPFGKAEAEEFLDVLLGLPVGAVREPPLQHLKQLILEKTQGTPFFMEEIVQELREQGVLPDVGATQASPSVGRASPAPTDLHIPPTVQGILAARIDRLASDEKTLLQQLAVIGREFPLGLVRQVITQPEDDLYRLLASLQRKEFLYEQPAFPEVEYLFKHALTQEVAYNSVLIERRKALHEQTAQAIEVLYTTNLDEHYSELAHHYSRSGSTEKAIEYLHKAGQQAVQNLAHTEAISHFTTALDLLKTLPDTPERVRRELPLQLTLAASLQVTKGPSAPEVGNAYTRAQELCRKGSDERQHFAVLRGLWLLHHVRADLAAARETGEQLLIMAEQIRDSALLMEARRTLGSTLLWQGEFSLARMHLEQAVALHDQPQHGSRQFLYGGAEPGIVCLCELARGLWFLGYPEQALLRSQTALTLAREQADPFSLGFALIFAAGLHQLRREEQVTQKYAEEGIALAREHGFSALLSAGTIRRGWAFAEQGHGEEGLRHMQQGLTARQATGAELAQPYFLALQAEVYGKLGQREHALTLLSEALDAMYASGEHRLEAELHRLKGELLLQQAGKSQKLKVKGQK; encoded by the coding sequence ATGGATCTGTACCAAGTTATTGACCAAGTCGCGGCGCTCTTGCAGCAGCACGGGCGCATGACCTATCCAGCGCTCAAGCTCCAATTCGCGCTTGATGACGAACATCTAGAAGCGCTCAAGGACGAGCTGATCGAAGCCCGAGAACTCGCCGTCGATAAAGATGGCAAGATGCTGGTGTGGGCGGGCGCTGCGCCAGTTGTCAGTTCTCAGTTGTCAGTTGTTAGTCCCCAGCCCCTAGCCCCTAGCACCCAACACCCCATTAGCTACACGCCGCCCCACCTGGCCGAGCGCATCCGCGCGACCTCTGTGACAGATGGCGAACGCAAAACCATCACCGCGCTGTTCGCCGACCTCAAAGGCTCCACCACGTTGATCGAAGGACTGGACCCTGAAGAGGCTCGCGCGATTATTGACCCTGCGCTGCAACTGATGATGGACGCCGTGCATCAGTATGACGGCTATGTGGCGCAAGCGTTGGGTGATGGCATCTTTGCCCTGTTCGGCGCACCTATCGCTCATGAAGATCATCCCCAGCGGGCCGTGTATGCTGCGCTGCGCATGCAGGAGTCGATGCGGCGCTATACCGATACGCTGCGGGCGAAGGGCTATCCGCCGCTCTTGATGCGGGTGGGACTGAACACCGGGGAAGTGGTGGTGCGGTCGATCCGCAAAGATGACTTGCATGCCGACTACGTGCCGGTGGGACACTCGACCAACCTGGCGGCGCGGATGGAACAGCTGGCTACGCCGGGCTCGATTCTCGTGACGGACTACACCCACAAGCTGACCGACGGGTATTTTGCCTTTAAGGATCTCGGCCCCACGCAGATCAAAGGGGTGGAAGAACCCCAGCACATCTACGAAGTGCTGGGCGTGGGTCCATTACGCACGCGGCTACAAGTGTCCGCGCGGCGAGGGCTGACGCGCTTTGTCGGACGGCAGCATGAGATGGAGCAACTGCAACGGGCGCTGGAGCAAGCCAAAGCTGGGCACGGGCAGATCGTGGGCATGATGGGCGAGGCAGGGCTGGGGAAATCGCGACTGCTCTATGAGTTTGTAGGGGCGTATGATTATACGCCCCTACGGATACACGGCTGTCTGGTGCTGGAAGCCTATTCGGTCTCGCACGGCAAGGCGACGGCGTACTTGCCGGTGATTGAACTGCTCAAGAGCTACTTCGATATCCGAGCCCAGGACGACGAACGCAAACGACGCGAGAAAGTCGGCGGTAAAGTGCTCATGCTCGACCGTAGTCTGGAAGATACGCTGCCGTATCTGTTTGCCTTGCTGGGGATTGAAGAACAGCCATCTCCGCTTCAACAAATGGACCCGCAGATTCGGCGGCGGCGCACGTTTGACGCGCTCAAGAAGCTCTTTCTCAGAGAGAGTCTCAACCAGCCGTTGATCTTGATCTTTGAAGACTTGCACTGGATTGATGGGGAGACACAGGGCTTCTTGGACGTGCTCAGTGAGAGTGTAGCTAGCGCCAAGGTCCTACTGTTGGTGAACTATCGGCCTGAGTATCGCCATGAGTGGGGGCAGAAGACGTATTACACGCAATTGCGGCTGGCACCATTCGGCAAAGCCGAGGCGGAAGAGTTTCTTGACGTGTTGTTGGGTCTCCCCGTAGGGGCGGTTCGCGAACCGCCCCTACAACACCTCAAACAGCTCATCCTTGAGAAGACCCAAGGCACACCGTTCTTCATGGAAGAGATTGTCCAGGAGTTACGAGAGCAAGGTGTGTTGCCCGATGTAGGGGCGACGCAAGCGTCGCCCTCGGTGGGCAGGGCAAGCCCTGCCCCTACAGACCTACACATTCCCCCCACCGTGCAAGGCATCCTCGCCGCCCGCATCGACCGTCTTGCTAGCGACGAGAAAACCTTGCTCCAGCAACTCGCCGTGATCGGACGCGAGTTCCCGCTCGGGTTAGTCCGCCAGGTCATCACCCAGCCCGAAGACGACCTCTATCGCCTCCTTGCCTCCCTCCAGCGTAAAGAGTTTCTCTACGAGCAGCCAGCATTCCCGGAAGTGGAGTACCTCTTCAAGCATGCGCTCACCCAGGAAGTCGCGTATAACTCAGTGCTGATCGAACGCCGGAAAGCCCTGCATGAGCAAACGGCGCAAGCCATTGAAGTGCTTTATACGACCAACCTGGACGAGCATTACAGCGAATTGGCGCATCATTACAGTCGGAGCGGGAGCACGGAAAAAGCGATTGAGTACCTCCACAAAGCGGGGCAACAGGCCGTGCAAAACTTAGCTCATACGGAAGCCATCAGTCACTTCACCACAGCCCTGGATTTGCTCAAGACTCTACCGGATACGCCTGAGCGGGTGCGGCGGGAACTCCCTTTGCAGCTCACCTTGGCCGCATCTTTACAAGTCACGAAAGGACCCTCTGCCCCGGAAGTAGGAAACGCGTATACGCGGGCGCAGGAGCTCTGTCGGAAAGGAAGCGACGAGCGACAGCATTTTGCGGTCCTTCGTGGTTTGTGGCTGCTCCATCATGTCCGAGCGGATTTAGCGGCGGCGCGCGAGACTGGAGAACAGTTGCTCATCATGGCTGAACAAATCCGAGACTCCGCGTTGCTTATGGAAGCACGCCGAACCCTGGGAAGCACGCTGCTGTGGCAAGGAGAATTCTCTCTTGCCCGTATGCACTTGGAACAGGCGGTTGCTCTCCACGATCAACCACAACACGGTTCTCGGCAGTTCCTGTATGGCGGAGCAGAGCCAGGCATAGTGTGTCTTTGTGAGCTGGCTCGGGGGCTGTGGTTTCTCGGCTATCCTGAACAAGCCCTATTGAGAAGCCAAACGGCGTTAACGTTAGCGCGTGAGCAGGCCGATCCATTTAGCCTTGGATTCGCTCTTATCTTTGCGGCGGGCCTCCACCAATTACGCCGTGAGGAGCAGGTCACGCAGAAGTACGCAGAAGAGGGAATCGCACTCGCACGAGAGCACGGATTCAGCGCCTTACTATCGGCAGGGACAATTCGGCGCGGATGGGCCTTCGCCGAGCAAGGACATGGAGAAGAAGGACTGAGACATATGCAACAAGGGTTGACCGCTCGGCAGGCGACGGGAGCGGAGTTAGCACAACCGTACTTTCTTGCTTTACAGGCAGAGGTGTATGGGAAACTGGGACAGAGAGAACACGCGCTGACTTTGCTTTCCGAAGCTCTGGATGCAATGTATGCCAGTGGGGAACATCGTCTGGAGGCCGAGCTGCATCGACTCAAAGGAGAACTCCTGCTGCAACAGGCAGGGAAAAGTCAAAAGTTGAAAGTCAAAGGGCAAAAATGA
- a CDS encoding amidohydrolase/deacetylase family metallohydrolase codes for MPYDLLLKGGEVIDPGWPFRGKADVAVNKGKIAAVAPDIQPAEASRVIDVSGQLVCPGLIDLHAHAFINAHDMGPETDQRCAASGVTTLVDAGSSGSATFPGLRQYVADQCQVRLRCFIHLSALGLIHLQVGELMHLAYADPEGCARTIQNNRDLAIGVKLRFSNNVVPDATGTEPLRLARQAADMADVPLMVHITDALLPVPKILEFMKPGDIITHCFHRYLYGIMGPEKKEILREVQDAQKAGVIFDCAHGRMHFTFPFVRMALEKGFMPDTIATDLSIPSATKGPVFDLPTTMSKLLNLGMSLEDVILRTTANPARAIGEAGTLGTLKPGAVADVAVMSLERGQFDFVDTDQDHMIGEQRLVTQLTLKDGRVWYRAPK; via the coding sequence ATGCCATACGATCTACTGCTCAAAGGCGGTGAGGTGATCGATCCAGGCTGGCCGTTTCGCGGAAAGGCCGATGTCGCCGTGAATAAGGGGAAAATTGCGGCGGTGGCACCGGACATCCAACCGGCTGAAGCGTCGCGGGTCATCGATGTGAGCGGGCAGCTCGTCTGTCCCGGGTTGATCGATCTCCACGCGCATGCCTTCATTAACGCGCATGACATGGGGCCGGAAACCGACCAACGGTGCGCAGCCAGCGGGGTCACGACTCTCGTCGATGCCGGAAGTTCCGGGTCCGCGACCTTTCCCGGGCTCCGCCAATACGTGGCCGATCAGTGTCAGGTGCGTCTCCGCTGCTTTATCCATCTCTCGGCGCTGGGTTTGATCCATCTTCAGGTGGGCGAATTGATGCACCTGGCTTATGCCGACCCCGAGGGTTGCGCACGGACGATCCAAAACAATCGCGACCTGGCGATCGGTGTCAAACTACGCTTCAGTAACAACGTCGTGCCCGATGCCACCGGCACCGAACCCTTGCGTCTCGCTCGGCAAGCGGCGGACATGGCCGATGTGCCGCTGATGGTGCACATCACCGATGCGCTCTTGCCGGTGCCGAAAATTCTGGAGTTCATGAAGCCCGGCGACATCATCACGCACTGCTTCCATCGCTATCTCTACGGCATCATGGGGCCAGAGAAGAAAGAGATTCTGCGCGAAGTGCAGGATGCCCAGAAAGCTGGGGTCATTTTCGATTGCGCGCACGGGCGCATGCACTTCACCTTTCCCTTCGTGCGCATGGCGTTGGAAAAAGGCTTCATGCCGGACACGATCGCCACCGATCTGTCGATCCCGAGCGCCACGAAGGGTCCAGTATTCGACCTGCCGACCACAATGTCGAAGCTGCTCAATCTGGGCATGAGTTTAGAAGATGTGATCCTCCGCACGACGGCGAACCCTGCTCGGGCGATTGGCGAAGCCGGAACGCTTGGGACGCTCAAGCCGGGCGCGGTGGCTGATGTGGCGGTAATGAGTTTGGAGCGCGGACAGTTCGATTTTGTCGATACCGATCAGGACCACATGATCGGCGAGCAACGGCTCGTGACCCAGCTGACGCTCAAAGATGGGCGAGTGTGGTATCGGGCGCCGAAATAG
- a CDS encoding carboxymuconolactone decarboxylase family protein — MTRLRQVSKVEASPEVLEIYQQFFGERDPVAEPGTATGTPGDYWTTFALVPDLLQMARRDLMGLLQPGRKLDPKLRELAIIRTGIVGDSKFEYSQHLKVARMVGVPEEKLAAIKGWTTSDLFMPVERAVMAAADEILSRNLVEDATFAALQKHLSDVEVFELFVVIGLWRMHGLIVRALHLEYDNDTTARMQEVPAPAAS; from the coding sequence GTGACACGACTACGGCAAGTATCCAAAGTGGAGGCATCTCCAGAGGTGCTGGAAATTTACCAACAATTCTTCGGCGAGCGCGACCCGGTCGCAGAGCCGGGAACGGCGACTGGCACGCCGGGAGATTATTGGACCACGTTCGCCCTGGTGCCGGATCTTTTACAGATGGCGCGTCGCGATCTCATGGGGCTGTTGCAGCCTGGACGGAAACTCGACCCCAAGCTGCGCGAGCTGGCAATCATTCGCACCGGCATCGTCGGCGACTCGAAATTCGAGTACTCGCAGCATCTGAAAGTCGCCCGCATGGTGGGAGTTCCCGAAGAGAAACTCGCCGCGATTAAGGGCTGGACGACCAGCGACCTGTTCATGCCAGTCGAGCGAGCAGTGATGGCGGCGGCGGACGAGATTCTTTCGCGCAATTTGGTGGAAGACGCGACCTTTGCCGCTCTGCAGAAACATCTCTCCGATGTCGAAGTGTTCGAATTATTTGTCGTGATTGGTTTGTGGCGTATGCACGGTTTGATCGTGCGTGCGCTGCATTTGGAGTACGACAACGACACCACCGCGCGGATGCAGGAAGTGCCGGCGCCAGCGGCCTCGTAG
- a CDS encoding MaoC family dehydratase — translation MAGKYFDELEVGQVYKHQPGRTVTETDNLLFSALTLNMQPLHLDAEFSKNAEFGQRLVNSIFTLGLAVGVSVADTTLGTTVGNLGFEKVEFPKPVFIGDTIYAETEVVEKRESKSRPQWGVIIFEHRATNQRGEMVMRCRRAGMMRKQSEK, via the coding sequence ATGGCCGGAAAATACTTCGACGAATTGGAAGTTGGTCAAGTCTACAAGCATCAGCCCGGACGCACTGTTACCGAGACCGATAATCTGTTGTTTTCCGCCCTCACGCTCAACATGCAGCCGCTGCACCTCGACGCCGAGTTCTCCAAGAACGCGGAGTTCGGGCAGCGGCTGGTGAATAGCATCTTTACGCTCGGTCTCGCCGTGGGGGTGTCGGTCGCCGATACCACGCTCGGCACGACCGTCGGCAACCTCGGCTTCGAGAAAGTCGAGTTTCCCAAGCCGGTGTTCATCGGCGATACGATCTACGCGGAAACCGAGGTGGTCGAGAAGCGCGAGTCCAAGTCCCGTCCGCAGTGGGGCGTAATTATTTTCGAGCATCGCGCGACCAATCAACGCGGAGAAATGGTCATGCGCTGTCGCCGCGCGGGAATGATGCGCAAGCAGAGTGAAAAGTAA
- the glk gene encoding glucokinase produces MTRTILAGDVGGTKTLLALYAVTDTDQVVLTREERFASPAYDTLETIVHDFLRTGTEKIEAAVFGLPGPVLDGEVQVTNLPWKLSHAGLAQATGCSRVRLMNDLETTAYGSLFLASEEVLTLNRGKQRNGNRAVIAAGTGLGQGLLFWDGERHWPAATEGGHTDFAPRTEQEDALLAFLRKRYRRVSYERVVSGPGLVNILDFLTQEQQKVIAPFVRERVESEDPAEVIGEAGVQGWCPTCTEAVDLLLGIYGAQAGNLALTVMALGGVYIGGGIITKLLPRLSASHFLPSFLDKGRHSPLMAEIPLHVILNPQTSQLGAAHAAKDLLPTSHP; encoded by the coding sequence ATGACTCGTACTATTCTTGCCGGAGATGTCGGCGGCACGAAAACTCTGCTGGCTCTCTATGCCGTAACCGACACTGACCAAGTCGTTCTCACGCGGGAGGAACGCTTCGCGAGCCCAGCCTACGACACGTTGGAGACAATCGTCCACGATTTCTTGCGCACAGGCACGGAAAAGATCGAGGCAGCGGTGTTCGGCCTTCCTGGGCCGGTGCTCGATGGGGAAGTGCAAGTCACGAATCTGCCGTGGAAGCTCTCGCACGCAGGGCTCGCTCAAGCCACGGGCTGTTCCCGAGTGCGTCTTATGAACGATCTGGAAACGACTGCGTATGGCTCGCTGTTTCTTGCCTCGGAAGAGGTGCTGACGTTGAATCGCGGCAAACAGCGGAACGGCAACCGCGCGGTGATCGCGGCGGGAACGGGCTTAGGCCAAGGGTTGCTGTTCTGGGATGGGGAACGGCATTGGCCGGCGGCGACCGAAGGAGGGCATACGGATTTTGCCCCGCGTACGGAGCAGGAAGACGCACTCCTCGCTTTTCTGCGCAAACGTTACCGACGCGTCTCGTACGAACGCGTCGTTTCCGGTCCCGGATTGGTCAATATCCTCGATTTCCTGACGCAAGAACAGCAGAAGGTCATTGCCCCGTTTGTTCGTGAACGTGTGGAATCGGAAGATCCAGCCGAGGTGATTGGCGAGGCTGGGGTGCAGGGCTGGTGTCCAACTTGTACTGAAGCAGTGGATCTCTTGCTCGGCATCTATGGCGCGCAGGCGGGCAACTTGGCGCTCACCGTCATGGCCCTAGGTGGGGTGTATATCGGCGGAGGTATCATTACCAAACTGCTCCCACGCCTCTCCGCCAGCCACTTTCTCCCTTCGTTCCTCGATAAGGGGCGGCACTCGCCACTGATGGCCGAGATACCGCTGCACGTCATTCTGAATCCGCAGACCTCGCAGCTCGGCGCGGCGCACGCGGCAAAAGACTTGCTGCCGACAAGTCATCCCTAA